The following proteins come from a genomic window of Pseudonocardia broussonetiae:
- a CDS encoding carbonic anhydrase has product MHRARTADGQNPFAVVVGCSDSRVAAEIVFDCGLGDLFVVRTAGHLLGAEGLASVEFAVAALHTPLIVVLGHDRCGAISAALDAHDHGRTPTGHLRVIAERIVPEIRAAHAHNITDRDAIGEQHVISTAARLLEQSPLLADRVSTGRLAIAGMTYALAQGRVRIVASHDQSKHTPQRS; this is encoded by the coding sequence ATGCATCGTGCGCGAACCGCGGACGGGCAGAACCCGTTCGCGGTCGTCGTGGGCTGCTCGGACTCCCGCGTGGCCGCCGAGATCGTGTTCGACTGCGGCCTGGGGGATCTGTTCGTGGTGCGCACCGCGGGTCACCTGCTCGGCGCCGAGGGGCTGGCCAGCGTCGAGTTCGCAGTCGCCGCCCTGCACACCCCCCTGATCGTGGTCCTGGGTCACGACCGGTGCGGCGCGATCAGCGCCGCACTCGACGCGCACGACCACGGCCGGACCCCGACCGGGCACCTGCGGGTCATCGCCGAGCGGATCGTGCCCGAGATCCGCGCCGCGCACGCCCACAACATCACCGACCGTGACGCCATTGGCGAGCAGCACGTCATCTCCACCGCCGCCCGACTCCTCGAGCAGTCCCCGCTGCTCGCCGACCGCGTCAGCACCGGCCGGCTCGCCATCGCCGGCATGACCTACGCCCTGGCCCAGGGCCGCGTCC